From Vallicoccus soli, one genomic window encodes:
- a CDS encoding SpoIIE family protein phosphatase, whose amino-acid sequence MSQHATRDTRAREQVRRVQRGEEGPLAGSLRDVPAAVLLVDLTDRRVIYTNPVARAMVPEDFELPASAEDWSRAAGLRQPDGAAYDPAKSPVVRSTEGERVEGEAVLVPPRREAEAVEGVPDLDSEERRHERVLWVTSYPLEGATGLSDRALVAFFEIDPYWPTEQLGEDLHLRALGSIDISFTIADPHQDDMPLVWVNQAFTRVTGYGFDEVVGHNCRFLQGPDSDRGVVAQLRAALVERRSVTVTLLNYRKNGSPFWNEISMSPIVDADGELTHFVGVQADVTARMHDEAERRRLLAEEQAAREAAERANREEQAARAAAEDAQRRVGLLAEATSLLAGTLDVQQALEQLTRLVVPTLADWCLVDLLDGDRVETVASAHVDPDRERVVREVGEGRELRLGDDHPVARVMRDGEPLLVADVDRPLIERTVRPDQRELWTSLAPRSVMCVPLKARREVLGTLTLYTSASGRVYGGEDLELACDLARRAALNVDNARLYQREHQLAVELQKSLLPDVPPHVEGLDVDKRYLSGAHDTQVGGDWYDVIPLGAARTALVIGDVMGRGVRAAAVMGQLRAAVRALALVDFPPAQVMSTLDKLVADIDESSIVTCVYAVYDPSDHSLTYANAGHLPPVLVAPGAAPRELVDVPGPPLGTSVGTFASGRTDFPAGSTLVLYTDGLVERRGEDIDEGISRLADSVTDTGDLTVSQVCDRVLASVSPTGDYDDDVGLLVVRTPAADDPRDRHATAVLSLTGDPDEARATRRWAEPLLEDWQLPAPRREEAVVVLNELVANALVHGAAPVTVTLRRSDRRLVVEVADARPVPPRRLVADPEAEHGRGIAMVDVLAQRWGIRPTDDGKAVWAELDLREAAAS is encoded by the coding sequence GTGAGCCAGCACGCGACGCGCGACACGCGCGCCCGCGAGCAGGTGCGGCGCGTCCAGCGCGGCGAGGAGGGACCCCTTGCGGGGTCGCTGCGCGACGTGCCCGCGGCCGTGCTGCTCGTGGACCTGACCGACCGCCGGGTGATCTACACGAACCCGGTGGCCCGCGCCATGGTCCCCGAGGACTTCGAGCTGCCCGCCTCGGCCGAGGACTGGAGCCGGGCGGCGGGCCTGCGCCAACCCGACGGCGCCGCGTACGACCCCGCGAAGTCGCCGGTGGTCCGCTCGACCGAGGGCGAGCGCGTGGAGGGCGAGGCGGTGCTCGTCCCGCCGCGCCGCGAGGCGGAGGCGGTCGAGGGCGTCCCCGACCTCGACAGCGAGGAACGCCGGCACGAGCGGGTGCTGTGGGTGACGTCGTACCCGCTGGAGGGCGCGACCGGCCTCTCGGACCGCGCGCTCGTCGCGTTCTTCGAGATCGACCCGTACTGGCCCACCGAGCAGCTCGGCGAGGACCTGCACCTGCGCGCGCTGGGGTCGATCGACATCAGCTTCACCATCGCCGACCCGCACCAGGACGACATGCCGCTGGTGTGGGTGAACCAGGCGTTCACCCGGGTCACGGGGTACGGCTTCGACGAGGTCGTCGGGCACAACTGCCGGTTCCTGCAGGGGCCGGACTCCGACCGCGGGGTCGTCGCGCAGCTGCGCGCGGCGCTCGTGGAGCGGCGCTCGGTCACGGTCACGCTGCTGAACTACCGCAAGAACGGCTCGCCGTTCTGGAACGAGATCAGCATGTCCCCGATCGTCGACGCCGACGGCGAGCTGACCCACTTCGTGGGGGTGCAGGCCGACGTCACGGCGCGCATGCACGACGAGGCCGAGCGCCGCCGGCTCCTCGCCGAGGAGCAGGCCGCGCGCGAGGCCGCGGAGCGGGCCAACCGCGAGGAGCAGGCGGCCCGCGCCGCCGCCGAGGACGCCCAGCGCCGCGTCGGGCTGCTCGCCGAGGCCACGAGCCTGCTCGCCGGCACGCTCGACGTGCAGCAGGCGCTCGAGCAGCTCACCCGGCTCGTCGTGCCCACGCTCGCGGACTGGTGCCTGGTCGACCTGCTGGACGGCGACAGGGTCGAGACGGTCGCCTCCGCGCACGTGGACCCCGACCGCGAGCGCGTCGTGCGCGAGGTGGGCGAGGGCCGCGAGCTGCGCCTCGGCGACGACCACCCCGTCGCGAGGGTGATGCGCGACGGGGAGCCGCTGCTCGTCGCGGACGTGGACCGGCCGCTCATCGAGCGCACCGTGCGCCCCGACCAGCGCGAGCTCTGGACCAGCCTGGCCCCCCGCTCGGTCATGTGCGTGCCGCTCAAGGCCCGCCGCGAGGTGCTGGGCACCCTGACGCTCTACACGTCGGCCTCGGGGCGGGTGTACGGCGGCGAGGACCTCGAGCTGGCCTGCGACCTCGCGCGGCGGGCCGCGCTCAACGTCGACAACGCCCGGCTCTACCAGCGCGAGCACCAGCTCGCGGTGGAGCTGCAGAAGAGCCTGCTGCCCGACGTCCCCCCGCACGTCGAGGGCCTCGACGTCGACAAGCGCTACCTGTCCGGCGCCCACGACACGCAGGTCGGCGGCGACTGGTACGACGTCATCCCCCTCGGCGCCGCCCGCACCGCCCTGGTCATCGGCGACGTCATGGGGCGCGGGGTGCGCGCCGCGGCGGTCATGGGCCAGCTGCGCGCCGCCGTGCGCGCGCTCGCCCTCGTCGACTTCCCGCCGGCGCAGGTGATGAGCACGCTCGACAAGCTCGTCGCCGACATCGACGAGTCGTCGATCGTCACGTGCGTCTACGCGGTCTACGATCCCAGCGACCACTCGCTGACCTACGCGAACGCGGGGCACCTGCCGCCGGTCCTCGTCGCGCCGGGCGCCGCGCCGCGCGAGCTCGTCGACGTGCCGGGGCCCCCGCTGGGCACCTCCGTCGGCACCTTCGCCTCGGGCCGCACCGACTTCCCGGCGGGCAGCACGCTGGTGCTCTACACCGACGGGCTCGTCGAGCGGCGCGGTGAGGACATCGACGAGGGGATCAGCCGCCTGGCGGACTCGGTGACGGACACCGGCGACCTCACGGTCTCCCAGGTGTGCGACCGCGTCCTGGCGAGCGTGAGCCCGACCGGCGACTACGACGACGACGTCGGCCTGCTCGTCGTGCGGACGCCGGCGGCGGACGACCCGCGCGACCGGCACGCCACCGCCGTGCTGTCCCTCACCGGCGACCCGGACGAGGCGCGGGCCACCCGCCGGTGGGCCGAGCCGCTGCTGGAGGACTGGCAGCTGCCCGCGCCGCGGCGCGAGGAGGCGGTCGTCGTGCTCAACGAGCTCGTGGCCAACGCCCTGGTGCACGGCGCGGCCCCGGTGACCGTGACGCTGCGCCGCTCGGACCGCCGGCTCGTCGTCGAGGTCGCCGACGCGCGGCCGGTGCCGCCGCGCCGGCTCGTCGCGGACCCCGAGGCCGAGCACGGCCGCGGCATCGCGATGGTCGACGTCCTGGCGCAGCGCTGGGGCATCCGTCCCACCGACGACGGCAAGGCCGTGTGGGCCGAGCTGGACCTGCGGGAGGCCGCGGCCTCCTGA